A single window of Martelella sp. NC20 DNA harbors:
- a CDS encoding 2-hydroxyacid dehydrogenase — translation MRPCHPMIALVTRQTPAEQQHWLETLQRAMPDEEIMPVARMSDEERARADIAIVANPDPADLRLLANLQWMHSLWAGVERLVIELADLKPRVVRLVDPRLSEAMAEAVLAWTLYLSRDMPAYAAQQRQGLWQPLPYRAARDTRVGILGLGALGSAAALLLRQAGFQVCGWSRSPKDVAGVTAVSGAEGLKQMLSQSDILVCLLPLTAETTGLVDADALSLLPSGAGLINFARGKIIVTRDLVAALESGQIRHAVLDVFETEPLAPESPLWSHPKITVLPHISAPTTPETAAAIVAVNIAEYRRAGTLPDVVDLTRGY, via the coding sequence ATGCGCCCTTGCCACCCGATGATCGCCCTCGTCACCCGGCAAACGCCGGCGGAGCAACAGCACTGGCTGGAAACGCTGCAGCGCGCCATGCCTGACGAAGAGATCATGCCCGTCGCCAGGATGAGCGATGAGGAGCGGGCGCGCGCCGATATCGCGATCGTCGCCAATCCGGACCCGGCCGATCTCAGGCTGCTTGCGAACCTTCAATGGATGCACAGTCTCTGGGCCGGCGTGGAACGACTGGTGATAGAGCTTGCCGACCTGAAGCCACGGGTTGTCCGGCTTGTCGATCCCCGCCTCAGCGAAGCGATGGCCGAGGCGGTGCTCGCCTGGACGCTCTATCTCTCGCGCGATATGCCGGCCTATGCGGCGCAGCAGCGGCAGGGGCTCTGGCAGCCGCTTCCCTATCGCGCGGCGCGTGATACCAGGGTCGGGATTTTGGGCCTCGGCGCGCTTGGCAGCGCCGCCGCGTTGCTTCTGCGCCAGGCCGGCTTTCAGGTCTGTGGCTGGAGCCGGAGTCCGAAGGATGTTGCCGGCGTGACGGCCGTTTCCGGCGCGGAAGGTCTGAAGCAGATGCTTTCGCAATCCGACATTCTGGTCTGCCTGCTGCCGCTGACGGCCGAGACTACCGGCCTTGTCGACGCGGACGCGCTTTCGCTGCTGCCCAGCGGCGCGGGCCTCATCAATTTCGCGCGCGGCAAGATCATCGTGACCCGCGACCTCGTCGCGGCGCTTGAAAGTGGCCAGATCAGGCACGCGGTTCTCGATGTCTTCGAAACCGAGCCGCTTGCCCCCGAAAGCCCGCTCTGGTCGCATCCGAAAATCACGGTGCTGCCGCATATCTCCGCCCCCACCACCCCCGAAACCGCCGCCGCCATCGTGGCGGTAAACATCGCAGAATACCGCCGCGCCGGAACATTGCCCGACGTTGTCGACCTTACCCGCGGCTACTGA
- a CDS encoding LacI family DNA-binding transcriptional regulator, whose amino-acid sequence MAKAPGLKDVAKAAGVSVATISRLLNGSLVLPDETRMRIETAIHDLGYMPNPHARRLSRGRSDMIGLVIPDIANPFFAMLVAAIEEEADKLGLAVSLNATLNRPGREMKYLGLIEHHHVDGLIFVTNHPDDGELAGLINRTGKVVIVDEDVPGAMVPKLFCDNHQGGYLAGRHLAAFGHNKVVFVGGPEEMISTTRRYAGLEQGLRECFGEDVEITRYRGEYTVSAGRLAARRFLDEKLPATAIFASSDEIAIGMIEVLYSEGVTIPDRVSVVGFDDVGPLHLFSPPLTAVRQPVRSIGARALSLLLQTDWQQSESLEREELLPVEIVVRSSVAPPAIEKKRRP is encoded by the coding sequence ATGGCAAAGGCACCGGGCCTGAAAGATGTGGCGAAGGCTGCGGGTGTTTCCGTGGCGACGATTTCGCGTCTCCTGAATGGCTCACTGGTCCTGCCAGATGAAACGCGGATGCGCATCGAAACCGCCATCCACGATCTCGGTTATATGCCGAACCCTCATGCTCGACGCCTCAGTCGCGGCCGCTCCGACATGATCGGACTGGTCATTCCCGATATCGCGAACCCGTTCTTTGCCATGCTGGTGGCTGCGATTGAAGAGGAGGCCGACAAGCTGGGTCTTGCCGTTTCGCTCAATGCCACGCTCAACCGGCCGGGACGCGAGATGAAATATCTCGGTCTCATCGAGCATCACCATGTCGATGGGCTGATCTTCGTTACCAACCATCCGGATGACGGCGAGCTTGCAGGTCTGATCAACCGCACCGGAAAGGTCGTCATCGTCGACGAGGACGTTCCGGGCGCCATGGTCCCCAAGCTTTTCTGCGACAACCACCAGGGCGGCTACCTCGCCGGACGGCATCTGGCCGCGTTCGGCCACAACAAGGTGGTGTTTGTCGGTGGACCTGAGGAGATGATCTCCACCACCCGCCGTTATGCGGGACTCGAGCAGGGGCTTCGCGAATGTTTTGGCGAAGATGTGGAGATCACCCGCTATCGCGGTGAATACACGGTTTCGGCCGGTCGCCTTGCGGCGCGGCGCTTTCTGGACGAGAAGCTTCCGGCCACGGCCATATTTGCGAGCTCCGACGAAATCGCGATCGGCATGATCGAGGTCCTTTATTCCGAGGGCGTGACCATTCCCGACCGGGTGTCTGTCGTTGGCTTCGATGATGTCGGCCCGCTTCACCTGTTTTCGCCGCCTTTGACAGCGGTGCGTCAGCCGGTTCGCTCCATCGGGGCGCGCGCCCTGTCCCTTCTTCTTCAGACCGATTGGCAGCAGTCCGAATCCCTCGAGCGGGAAGAACTGCTGCCTGTGGAAATCGTCGTGCGGAGTTCCGTCGCGCCGCCGGCGATCGAAAAAAAGCGACGCCCATAA
- a CDS encoding ABC transporter substrate-binding protein, with the protein MTSRFSRRTLLSTALAAGVMAGALSTGAVAADKTFALVQINQQALFFNDINRGAEEKAKELGVELQIYNANNDPAMQNNAVETYIQEGVDGLAVVAIDVNGIMPAVEQADKAGIPVVAIDAILPEGPQKAQIGVDNAKAGADIGAYFLDYVKADMGGKAKVGVVGALNSYIQNVRQDGFQGAIEGVDGIEFAGVVDGQNVQDTALAAAENLITANPDLTAIYATGEPALMGAIAAVESQGKQDDIKIFGWDLTAQAINAIDDGFVVAVIQQDPALMGAAAVEALNDLSGGESVEASISVPVTIVDKTNVEPYRAIFK; encoded by the coding sequence ATGACTTCCAGATTTTCCCGCAGGACACTCCTTTCGACAGCGCTTGCCGCCGGCGTGATGGCAGGCGCCCTTTCGACCGGTGCAGTCGCCGCGGACAAGACGTTCGCGCTTGTGCAGATCAACCAGCAGGCGCTGTTCTTCAACGACATCAATCGTGGTGCAGAAGAAAAGGCAAAAGAACTCGGCGTTGAACTGCAGATATACAATGCCAACAACGACCCGGCGATGCAGAACAACGCCGTTGAAACCTATATCCAGGAAGGCGTTGACGGCCTTGCTGTTGTTGCCATCGACGTCAACGGCATCATGCCCGCCGTCGAGCAGGCCGACAAGGCCGGCATTCCGGTCGTCGCCATCGATGCCATCCTGCCGGAAGGCCCACAGAAAGCCCAGATCGGCGTTGACAACGCCAAGGCTGGCGCAGACATCGGCGCCTATTTCCTCGATTATGTCAAAGCGGATATGGGCGGCAAGGCCAAGGTCGGCGTCGTCGGCGCCTTGAACTCCTACATTCAGAACGTTCGTCAGGATGGCTTTCAGGGCGCAATCGAAGGCGTTGACGGCATCGAGTTCGCCGGCGTCGTGGACGGCCAGAATGTTCAGGATACAGCGCTTGCAGCGGCAGAAAACCTGATTACCGCCAACCCCGACCTGACCGCTATTTACGCCACCGGCGAGCCGGCGCTGATGGGTGCGATTGCCGCTGTCGAAAGCCAAGGCAAGCAGGACGACATCAAGATTTTCGGCTGGGACCTGACGGCTCAGGCAATCAATGCCATCGATGACGGTTTCGTCGTGGCCGTCATTCAGCAGGACCCGGCGCTGATGGGTGCCGCCGCCGTCGAGGCGCTCAACGATCTGTCCGGCGGCGAGAGCGTCGAGGCTTCGATCTCGGTGCCTGTCACGATCGTCGACAAGACCAATGTCGAACCTTACCGCGCTATCTTTAAATGA
- a CDS encoding ATP-binding cassette domain-containing protein, with amino-acid sequence MMSDIQQMGAAGGGGDAPLRSPDRPSKESAISLRGITKTFGSHQALRGVDLDLYPGECLGLVGDNAAGKSTLTKIISGTYIPDGGTIRVDGDAVELTGPADARNRNIEMVFQDLSLCDHIDVVGNLFLGREISSGLFLDRKKMTVEAERMLEALEIRIPRLSAKVEKLSGGQRQAIAIARAASFQPKVLIMDEPTSALAVAEVEAVLNLINRVKAKGVSVVLITHRLQDLFRVCDRIAVMYEGTKVAERMIGDTSLEDLVQLIVGGQKH; translated from the coding sequence ATGATGTCTGATATCCAGCAAATGGGTGCTGCTGGCGGCGGAGGGGATGCCCCCCTCCGCTCGCCGGACAGGCCCTCGAAAGAATCGGCCATTTCCCTTCGCGGCATAACGAAGACCTTCGGCTCCCATCAGGCGCTGCGCGGGGTCGACCTCGACCTTTATCCCGGCGAGTGCCTCGGCCTCGTCGGCGACAATGCCGCAGGGAAATCGACCCTCACCAAAATCATTTCCGGCACATACATTCCGGACGGCGGCACGATCAGGGTTGACGGGGACGCCGTCGAGCTGACCGGACCGGCCGATGCCCGCAACCGCAACATCGAAATGGTGTTCCAGGATCTGAGCCTGTGTGACCATATCGATGTGGTGGGCAATCTGTTTCTCGGCCGCGAAATCTCCAGCGGCCTGTTTCTTGACCGCAAGAAAATGACGGTCGAGGCCGAGCGCATGCTCGAGGCGCTCGAAATCCGCATTCCGCGTCTTTCCGCAAAGGTTGAAAAACTCTCGGGCGGACAGCGTCAGGCCATCGCGATTGCGCGCGCTGCATCCTTCCAGCCGAAAGTGCTGATCATGGACGAACCGACGTCGGCGCTTGCCGTGGCGGAGGTGGAAGCCGTGCTGAACCTGATCAACCGGGTCAAGGCCAAGGGTGTTTCCGTTGTCCTGATCACGCACCGTCTGCAGGATCTGTTCCGTGTCTGCGACCGTATTGCCGTCATGTATGAAGGCACCAAGGTGGCCGAACGCATGATCGGCGACACCAGCCTTGAAGACCTCGTCCAACTCATTGTCGGGGGACAAAAACATTGA
- a CDS encoding ABC transporter permease: MSAYTERAKGSPIIDFLGENAQVLSIAFFFAVCFLFFSVSTDTFLTAGNLLNVIRQAAPILIVAIAMTFVIITGGIDLSVGSIIAVINAVVAMIIAAGMPWPLAIVAMLALGAFIGLFQGWFVSYQGIPAFIVTLAGLSIFRGLALYLTKGYSIPIRDVPGFLFLGRGEVFGVPFPAIIAVIVAIIGYIVISKTRYGRQVVAIGSNLEAARRVGMPAKFVLMSVYVLSGLACGLAGLLMAARLGSGSSNAAVGFELQAIAAVVLGGTSLMGGRGTILGTVLGTMTIAVIGNGLILMHISPFFTQIVTGAIILLAIWLNTRIFGANFSFRRGRGGK; this comes from the coding sequence TTGAGCGCATATACCGAACGCGCCAAGGGCTCGCCGATCATCGACTTTCTCGGTGAAAACGCCCAGGTGCTCTCCATCGCCTTCTTCTTTGCGGTCTGCTTCCTCTTCTTTTCCGTCAGTACCGACACGTTCCTGACGGCGGGCAACCTGCTCAATGTCATCCGGCAGGCCGCGCCCATCCTGATCGTCGCCATTGCCATGACCTTCGTGATCATCACCGGCGGCATCGACCTGTCCGTCGGCTCGATCATCGCGGTCATCAATGCGGTGGTCGCGATGATTATCGCGGCGGGCATGCCCTGGCCGCTCGCCATCGTCGCCATGCTGGCGCTTGGGGCCTTCATCGGACTGTTTCAGGGTTGGTTCGTCTCCTATCAGGGCATCCCGGCGTTCATCGTCACGCTCGCCGGCCTTTCGATCTTTCGCGGCCTCGCCCTCTATCTCACCAAGGGATATTCGATCCCGATCCGTGACGTGCCCGGCTTTCTGTTTCTGGGCCGTGGGGAGGTGTTCGGTGTGCCTTTCCCGGCCATCATCGCGGTCATCGTCGCCATCATCGGTTATATCGTCATCTCGAAGACGCGTTATGGCCGCCAGGTCGTTGCCATCGGTTCCAATCTGGAGGCCGCCCGCCGCGTCGGCATGCCCGCCAAATTCGTGCTGATGTCGGTCTATGTGCTTTCGGGCCTCGCCTGCGGCCTTGCCGGCCTGCTGATGGCGGCGCGTCTCGGTTCCGGCTCATCCAACGCCGCCGTCGGCTTCGAGCTGCAGGCGATCGCCGCCGTGGTTCTCGGCGGGACATCGCTGATGGGCGGCCGCGGCACGATTCTCGGTACCGTGCTCGGCACCATGACCATTGCCGTCATCGGAAATGGCCTGATCCTGATGCACATCTCGCCGTTCTTCACGCAGATCGTCACCGGCGCGATCATTCTTCTGGCGATCTGGCTCAACACCCGGATATTCGGCGCGAATTTCAGCTTCCGCCGGGGCAGGGGAGGCAAATAA
- a CDS encoding phosphotriesterase family protein, whose protein sequence is MSVAELSEAHTGSGKVMTVNGPVSAADIGVTLMHEHVLNDCTCWWNPPNTPERQYLAGSFVCMEILSELRQDPFVNKHNITLDDERLAISELKPFVDAGGRTLVEPTCQGIGRNPEAMQRISAATGLNIVIGAGYYLQDSHPEKLASMSEKDIADEIVAEATAGIDGTGVKIGLIGEIGVSGDFTDAERKSLRGAAQAQARTGLPLMVHLPGWFRLGHEVLDTVAGEGADLKHTVLCHMNPSHDDFTYQSELASRGAFIEYDMIGMDFFYADQQVQCPSDEECARAIVQLVEAGHGDRILLSHDVFLKMMLTHYGGNGYAFVLRHFLPRLARHGLDQKTLRRFMTDNPRTVFDSAAQ, encoded by the coding sequence ATGTCTGTAGCCGAACTTTCCGAAGCCCATACGGGCTCCGGCAAGGTCATGACCGTCAATGGGCCGGTCAGCGCCGCCGATATCGGTGTGACGCTGATGCACGAGCATGTGCTGAACGACTGCACATGCTGGTGGAACCCGCCCAACACACCGGAGCGGCAGTATCTCGCAGGCAGTTTCGTCTGCATGGAGATCCTGAGCGAGTTGCGTCAGGATCCTTTCGTCAACAAGCACAACATCACGCTTGATGACGAGAGGCTGGCAATTTCCGAACTGAAGCCGTTCGTCGACGCCGGCGGACGCACGCTGGTCGAGCCGACCTGCCAGGGCATCGGACGCAATCCCGAAGCCATGCAGCGCATTTCGGCGGCGACCGGTCTCAACATCGTCATCGGTGCGGGATACTACCTTCAGGATTCCCATCCCGAAAAGCTCGCCTCGATGTCGGAAAAGGATATTGCCGACGAGATCGTTGCCGAGGCTACTGCCGGCATTGACGGCACGGGCGTGAAGATCGGCCTCATCGGCGAGATCGGCGTTTCCGGCGATTTTACCGATGCAGAGCGCAAGTCATTGCGTGGCGCAGCCCAGGCGCAGGCACGCACCGGCCTGCCGTTGATGGTGCATCTGCCGGGCTGGTTCCGTCTGGGCCATGAGGTGCTCGACACGGTAGCGGGCGAGGGCGCGGACCTGAAACACACCGTGCTCTGCCACATGAACCCGTCGCATGATGACTTCACCTATCAAAGTGAACTTGCCTCACGCGGCGCCTTCATCGAATACGACATGATCGGCATGGATTTCTTCTATGCGGATCAGCAGGTGCAGTGCCCGAGCGACGAGGAATGCGCCCGGGCTATCGTCCAACTGGTCGAGGCCGGCCATGGCGACCGCATTCTGCTGTCCCATGACGTCTTCCTGAAGATGATGCTGACGCATTATGGCGGCAACGGCTATGCCTTCGTGCTGCGCCATTTCCTGCCGCGCCTTGCCCGCCACGGGCTTGATCAGAAGACGCTCCGGCGCTTCATGACAGACAATCCACGCACCGTCTTCGACAGCGCCGCGCAATAA
- a CDS encoding glutamine amidotransferase, producing MTKKALLVGESWVTSETHYKGFDQFGSVHFHLGAKPLVDALKGSEFELTYMTAHEAADGFPFEMEGLDAYDVIILSDIGANTLLLPPAVWQQSKTVPNRLKLIKAWVEKGGGLLMCGGYFSFQGIDGKARWRRTAVEDVLPVTCLPWDDRVEIPEGTTPDILLADHPTLAGISGDWPVMLGVNEVELRARDDIDVVARLPEEQGGHPLLVTGKAGKGRSAVWTSDIGPHWLSPAFCEWEGYGRLWKNILGWLAEKE from the coding sequence ATGACAAAGAAAGCACTCCTGGTCGGTGAAAGCTGGGTCACCTCCGAAACGCATTACAAGGGTTTCGACCAGTTCGGCAGCGTCCACTTCCACCTTGGCGCAAAGCCGCTGGTCGACGCGCTGAAGGGCAGTGAATTTGAACTGACCTACATGACCGCCCATGAGGCCGCGGACGGCTTTCCCTTCGAAATGGAAGGGCTCGACGCATATGACGTGATCATCCTCTCCGACATCGGCGCCAACACGCTGCTTCTGCCGCCTGCCGTATGGCAGCAGTCGAAGACTGTTCCCAACCGCCTGAAGCTGATCAAGGCCTGGGTCGAAAAGGGCGGCGGCCTTTTGATGTGCGGCGGCTATTTCTCGTTCCAGGGCATAGACGGCAAGGCACGCTGGCGGCGCACCGCCGTCGAGGATGTGCTGCCGGTGACCTGCCTGCCGTGGGATGATCGCGTGGAAATACCGGAAGGCACGACGCCCGACATCCTGCTCGCCGATCACCCGACGCTTGCGGGCATTTCCGGTGATTGGCCGGTCATGCTCGGCGTCAACGAGGTCGAGTTGCGCGCGCGTGACGATATCGACGTGGTTGCCCGTCTGCCGGAAGAACAGGGCGGGCATCCGCTGCTGGTGACGGGCAAGGCCGGCAAGGGCAGAAGTGCAGTCTGGACCTCGGATATCGGCCCGCACTGGCTTTCGCCGGCGTTCTGCGAATGGGAAGGGTATGGCAGGCTTTGGAAGAACATTCTCGGCTGGCTGGCCGAAAAGGAATGA
- a CDS encoding PfkB family carbohydrate kinase gives MRAFVIGNAAIDETISVDGLPEPGVSILGRIASRDLGGKGTNQAVVMARGGLETTLVSATGDDFRADTIRNQLAEEPLDARLSRLSGISTDFSMVLNTPDGENSIVTTTEAAEALPLDVAMKVLGEAKPGDFLVMQGNLSAENTETLLKTGRERGMVTAFNPSPLRPYFERLWPFIDIVFLNESESLSLAGATGQKAAETLHGFGIRQVVLTAGTKGAMLSTAGGAFVHVPAVKAKAIDTTGAGDTFMGAALASAALRGGMLDERAISHASAASALTVARRGTRRAFPSRDELAVIFAG, from the coding sequence ATGCGTGCGTTTGTGATTGGCAATGCCGCTATTGACGAAACCATTTCAGTCGACGGGCTACCAGAGCCCGGCGTCTCGATCCTGGGCCGGATCGCCAGCCGCGACCTTGGCGGCAAGGGCACGAACCAGGCCGTTGTGATGGCGCGCGGCGGCCTTGAAACGACACTCGTTTCGGCCACCGGCGACGACTTCCGTGCCGACACGATCCGAAACCAGCTTGCCGAAGAACCGCTTGATGCAAGGCTTTCGCGCCTTTCCGGCATCTCCACCGATTTCTCGATGGTGCTGAACACGCCCGACGGCGAAAATTCCATCGTCACCACCACCGAAGCCGCCGAAGCACTGCCGCTTGACGTCGCCATGAAGGTACTCGGCGAAGCGAAGCCCGGCGACTTCCTTGTCATGCAGGGCAATCTCAGCGCTGAAAACACCGAAACGCTGCTGAAGACCGGTCGCGAGCGCGGCATGGTGACCGCCTTCAACCCGTCGCCTCTTCGCCCGTATTTCGAGCGCCTCTGGCCTTTCATCGACATCGTCTTTCTCAACGAGAGCGAAAGTCTGAGCCTTGCGGGCGCCACCGGGCAGAAGGCCGCCGAAACCCTGCATGGCTTCGGCATTCGCCAGGTCGTGCTGACCGCCGGCACCAAAGGCGCCATGCTGAGCACGGCCGGCGGTGCGTTCGTCCACGTTCCCGCCGTCAAGGCGAAAGCCATCGACACCACCGGCGCCGGCGACACTTTCATGGGCGCCGCACTGGCGTCCGCTGCCCTGCGTGGCGGCATGCTCGACGAGCGCGCCATTTCCCACGCAAGTGCTGCCTCCGCGCTGACCGTGGCCCGACGCGGAACGCGCCGCGCCTTTCCCAGTCGGGACGAACTTGCCGTGATTTTCGCCGGTTAA
- a CDS encoding BtpA/SgcQ family protein, whose protein sequence is MQKIASGTSSAIREIFQADKALLGMIHCPSFPGAPRYRGASVDSIYDACMRDADALIGGGLDGLVIENHGDIPFSKPEDIGHETAAFMSVVTDRIKTATGVPLGINVLANAPIPALAIALAGGASFIRVNQWANAYVANEGFMEGRAGEALRYRSLLRAEHIKVFADSHVKHGAHAITADRTIPEQTRDLAFFDADVVIATGQRTGNAATIEEIDEVRSATDLPLMVGSGVNKDNIGEILARTNGVIVASSLKEGGVWWNPVDPERVKAFMDAARPALGRD, encoded by the coding sequence ATGCAGAAAATAGCAAGTGGAACTTCAAGCGCCATACGGGAAATATTTCAGGCTGACAAGGCATTGCTCGGCATGATCCATTGCCCGTCCTTCCCCGGCGCGCCGCGTTACAGAGGCGCATCGGTCGATAGCATCTATGATGCCTGCATGCGGGATGCGGATGCGTTGATCGGCGGCGGCCTCGACGGTCTGGTGATTGAAAATCATGGCGATATCCCGTTCTCCAAGCCGGAGGACATCGGCCATGAAACGGCGGCCTTCATGTCGGTGGTGACCGATCGGATCAAGACGGCAACCGGCGTTCCGCTCGGCATCAATGTGCTCGCGAACGCCCCGATCCCGGCGCTTGCGATTGCGCTCGCCGGCGGCGCCAGCTTCATCCGCGTCAACCAGTGGGCCAATGCCTATGTCGCCAATGAGGGCTTCATGGAAGGCCGGGCCGGCGAGGCGCTACGCTACCGTTCGCTGCTGCGTGCCGAACACATCAAGGTCTTCGCCGACAGCCACGTCAAGCACGGCGCCCATGCGATCACCGCCGATCGCACCATCCCCGAACAGACCCGCGATCTGGCCTTCTTCGATGCCGATGTGGTGATCGCCACGGGGCAGCGCACCGGCAATGCGGCAACCATCGAGGAGATCGACGAGGTCCGCTCGGCGACCGACCTGCCGCTGATGGTCGGCTCGGGGGTCAACAAGGACAATATCGGCGAAATCCTCGCCCGTACCAATGGCGTTATCGTCGCCTCCTCGCTGAAGGAGGGTGGCGTGTGGTGGAACCCGGTTGATCCTGAACGGGTGAAGGCGTTCATGGACGCCGCGCGCCCGGCCCTCGGCCGCGATTGA
- a CDS encoding TenA family protein produces the protein MEKLSDFILRENRSVFDEMVTHRFVEDIKADTLPNKAFERYLVFEGAFVETAISIFAYATAKAETMADRRWLIGVLDALANQQIAYFERTFVARGIDVGGFDVDVPAVSRFRDGMLGIARDGGFIDTVAAMFAAEWMYWTWSKDAAQHPISDPLLAEWVGLHTDETFAAQATWLKGRLDEAGKTLGEGQRAHLSAVFGKAMRLEIDFHTAAYEQEPTA, from the coding sequence ATGGAAAAGCTCTCCGACTTCATTCTGCGCGAAAACAGATCCGTGTTCGATGAAATGGTCACGCACCGTTTTGTCGAGGACATAAAGGCCGATACGCTGCCGAACAAAGCATTCGAACGCTATCTTGTGTTCGAGGGCGCCTTTGTCGAAACGGCGATCTCGATCTTTGCCTATGCGACGGCCAAGGCCGAGACCATGGCCGACCGGCGCTGGCTGATCGGCGTGCTCGACGCGCTCGCCAACCAGCAGATCGCCTATTTCGAGCGGACATTTGTCGCGCGCGGGATCGATGTGGGGGGCTTCGACGTCGACGTTCCGGCCGTTTCTCGTTTTCGCGACGGCATGCTTGGGATCGCGCGCGATGGCGGTTTCATCGACACGGTTGCGGCGATGTTTGCTGCCGAATGGATGTACTGGACGTGGTCAAAGGACGCCGCGCAGCACCCGATTTCCGATCCGCTTCTGGCCGAATGGGTCGGACTTCACACCGATGAAACCTTTGCCGCTCAGGCAACCTGGCTGAAGGGTCGCCTTGATGAGGCTGGCAAGACGCTAGGTGAAGGCCAAAGGGCGCATCTGAGCGCCGTCTTCGGCAAGGCGATGCGGCTTGAGATCGACTTTCATACCGCAGCCTATGAACAGGAGCCGACGGCATGA
- a CDS encoding Zn-dependent hydrolase, with protein sequence MTPPQINGDRLLARLDAFAAIGATPGGGVNRQALTRGDRKARALLTALSKARGFSVFQDDMANLFIRMEGSDGSLPPLLIGSHLDSQPAGGRFDGALGTLTAFEVLESLADAGFVPPRPVEVVAWTNEEGCRFAPGCMGARAFVEGNIPAEWEGLRAVDDGALFNDERLATVAALAPDLGHRKLGFPVIAYLELHIEQGPSLEREGIPVGIVTGVQGTRWLEVEFEGQTAHAGTTALEYRRDPLKALTAALAALYATVMSENAEARFTVGRIAVTPGSVNAIPATASCTIDLRHPQADVLDRLEESIRARLAEAAEAEAVSVAIRKTVDMAPVTFADDLISALQIAAQKAAFRTRSMISGAFHDALFLAGHAPSAMIFVPCRDGLSHNEAEYVNPEDSVAGARMFLASVLELLR encoded by the coding sequence ATGACACCTCCTCAAATCAATGGAGACCGCCTTCTGGCGCGCCTGGACGCTTTCGCCGCGATCGGCGCCACGCCGGGCGGCGGGGTCAACAGGCAGGCCCTGACACGTGGGGATCGTAAAGCCCGTGCGCTTCTGACGGCGCTTTCCAAAGCGCGCGGCTTTTCCGTCTTTCAGGACGATATGGCCAACCTGTTTATCCGCATGGAGGGCAGCGATGGCAGCCTGCCGCCCTTGCTGATCGGCTCGCATCTCGACAGCCAGCCCGCAGGCGGTCGTTTCGATGGCGCGCTCGGCACGCTGACGGCATTCGAAGTTCTGGAAAGTCTCGCGGATGCCGGTTTTGTGCCGCCGAGGCCGGTCGAGGTGGTCGCTTGGACGAACGAGGAAGGCTGTCGGTTCGCGCCCGGCTGCATGGGAGCGCGCGCCTTTGTCGAGGGCAATATCCCAGCCGAATGGGAAGGGCTGCGCGCGGTCGATGACGGCGCTCTTTTCAATGACGAGCGCCTTGCGACCGTCGCTGCGCTGGCGCCTGACCTCGGTCACCGCAAGCTCGGATTTCCGGTCATCGCCTATCTCGAGCTGCATATCGAGCAGGGCCCGTCGCTCGAGCGCGAAGGCATTCCCGTCGGCATTGTCACCGGCGTGCAGGGGACGCGTTGGCTGGAGGTGGAGTTCGAAGGGCAGACGGCGCATGCCGGCACCACGGCGCTGGAATACCGGCGCGATCCGCTGAAGGCGCTCACGGCAGCGCTTGCAGCGCTTTATGCCACCGTGATGTCTGAAAACGCAGAGGCCCGCTTCACGGTCGGCCGGATTGCCGTGACGCCCGGCAGCGTTAATGCCATTCCGGCCACGGCGTCCTGCACGATCGATCTTCGCCACCCGCAAGCCGATGTTCTCGACCGGCTTGAAGAAAGCATCCGCGCACGCCTGGCGGAGGCCGCCGAAGCGGAAGCTGTGTCGGTTGCAATCCGCAAGACCGTTGATATGGCGCCCGTCACCTTTGCGGACGATCTGATCTCGGCATTGCAGATCGCCGCGCAAAAGGCCGCATTCAGGACTAGATCGATGATCTCGGGCGCCTTTCACGACGCGTTGTTTCTTGCCGGCCATGCGCCATCTGCAATGATCTTCGTTCCGTGCCGGGACGGCCTGAGCCACAACGAAGCGGAATACGTCAATCCGGAAGACAGTGTGGCGGGCGCCCGCATGTTTCTGGCGTCGGTGCTCGAATTGCTTCGCTAG